From the genome of Vairimorpha necatrix chromosome 8, complete sequence:
GTTGTGAGAGGGGATGCgaattcttttttctttgaaatCGTAGAAAATAGAACAAGAGCTACTCTTGTTAAATTAATCACAAGAAAAGTTGCTCCGGGACCACAATTGTGACAGATTGTTGGCGTGGCTATAGTGATATTCAAACAATCTTGCAGAATATGAGTATCTACATTTGACTGTGAATTACAgccaaaattttgttgataATATAACTGGTGGGCGCTATTAAATTATCTCGACCACTTTTCAAAAGaggggttaaaaaaataaaaagttgggagatagaaaatttttaaaaaaaaattagaaaaaaaactgaatttaatttaaaatatttattaaaattttaattaagaGATGTAGAAAAAAGTAATATTATCTTAAAGAAGGTTAAAGGAGGGATTTTGGgtcataattatttatatttctttttttttccatacaaattcatttaaaaatttgtggattctctttttatttacaccACCTCGTGCTCGATATTGCTGCTTCAAATGAGACCACAGGTTTTCAATCTGATTGGAGTTTGTTCCTCCCTGTGTGCTAAACCCTTCACTGTGATTTACAACGTAGTGAACTGACCCAAATTTACGCACTGCCCATGGATACGAAGGATATCCATATGTTACTATTATAGAACTCGGCCTAAcatattgtttaaaaaactcAAATATTGTTGCTTTTTTTCTGTTtggaattatttttaaaacaaaatttctGAAATTTCCTTCTCATCGCCGCCTAAAATTCATTGTATCCCAGGAATATCATCATCTACACTTGATGGGTTCTCGATTATTAACCCATTACAAATAGCAGTTTCGTCGAATTGTACTTCGAAGCCTTCACCGCCAATCTGTATCTCCTCTTGTTCTCTTTCCCCAATCAGTTTATCGGTCCTACTAGGAAAATCGACCCcccaaaaaataaatatttattgagTAACCAAACATTTTTCTAGAAGTAAAGCAAAAGCATGAGgaattgaatattttttttatattggcAATGTCTTTTACGCCAAGAAAAttcttctaaaaatttagagaTACGATTATGGTTTAACCCACttctttttctataatGAGTTTTAAGTAAGACCAGAAATTTTCAATCTGGTTTGTATGACCATCCTCTCCATTAACAAATCCCTTACTATGATTTACTATTTCATGTACTGATCCAAAATTAGCCACAGCTTTTGGATATGATGGATATCCATCAGTAACAATAATAGTTCCtggaaaatatattttttaaactctTCTAATAGAGTTTCATGTTTTCTATTAGGAACTaatgaaacaaaaaaattcgtTCCATCACCTTCTATAACTCCTCTAAGTATCCATTGTATACTTTGAGTATCGTCTTGTATAGACGATGGATTATCAATCACCAGACCATTGCATATGGCCGTTTCATCAATTTGAATACGTGTATTTTATCCACCTATTTTTTCGATTCTAGAAGGAGTCTCACTTATAATATCCattaatacatttttaaattcaatgTATGTGTTCTCGGCTATCtgacaaaaattaatagcTTGATAATTCGTGTATGAAAAGACCCAACAATACAAGCTCCTTAGAATCTTTTGAAATTctatatttgatttaaaaaatttggtGCTTTTTTAGGGAGCACTttcttttacattttttacttgGGCATTTGTACCCTTTCCCATCAATGAAGGAAGGTGTTgtaatcatttttatgtttcttACACAAAATTTAGATACACATGGCATAACAGGTTTTATTACACCTATTTCTAACAAAAGTGTAATTGCCATGTCATTATCTTGGAATATAGGATTCCAAGGATCAACTTCTTCTAccttttctaaaattcCTTCTGTTAGCGTAATGGGTAagaaaatggaaaaaaataCCATAGCTTGGAAAATCGACCCcctagaaaaaaaaatagacaatagagtaaaaaaatcgaaagatttttagattttaaagaaatgataattttattatactGTTTTAAGTAGAGGGGTCGCTTTTCCTAGTAGCGCCAGTTCAtcaattatgttttttagttttatgtAGGTTGGCTCAGATATTCGGCATAAATTTACTGCGTGATTGCTGCTGGCGTTAAAAATCAAGCAATGTATTCCTTTTAAAACTTTGTTAGcatcaatttttattttttctaactTTGAACCCTTCCTTATTAACATCCTTCTCCTACATGATGTGTTGACACATCGAAAAACTTTCTTGTCTAGTGCTTTTCTCTCGGTTTGCAAGCGATTAGCACTACCACACTTATCACAAATAAGAGAACTTTGAAAACCTTCATGTCTTGTGAAAAATTCCAATGCTCTTTAATTGTTTTGGAATATTTCGTGTGAGAAGTCTAAGCTTGTTAGCTCGTCAATGGGTCTTTTCGTGTTTATAACAAATTATTACCCTTTTTTCACCTTTACTCAATTATCTCGGCCAAGAAAAAgttattctttaaatttgaacgaattatttattttttacccctatTTTCACCCCTTGGTCGAGATAATTTAGTAGCGCCCCAAAATATAACTACAAAATCGAACACATCCCAGGAACTAAGAATGTGATGGCGGATGCTCTAAGCCGAAGTGTAATGATAACGAAAGGTATGGAGAAGGCCGGGGAACTGACATCCGAAGAAAAAACCGAGGTAATGTTGAGAAACCACCTTGAAGACGGCCATGGAGGAGCCGAGGCCACTTACGTTCTGACATTACGTGAAACCAGTTGAAAAGGGGatgtaaaaaacattataagCATACTTAAAGGATG
Proteins encoded in this window:
- a CDS encoding DDE-TNP-IS1595 domain-containing protein, giving the protein MVFFSIFLPITLTEGILEKVEEVDPWNPIFQDNDMAITLLLEIGVIKPVMPCVSKFCVRNIKMITTPSFIDGKGYKCPSKKCKRKSLYCWVFSYTNYQAINFCQIAENTYIEFKNVLMDIISETPSRIEKIAVANFGSVHEIVNHSKGFVNGEDGHTNQIENFWSYLKLIIEKEVG